The following are encoded together in the Strongyloides ratti genome assembly S_ratti_ED321, chromosome : 2 genome:
- a CDS encoding Probable DNA mismatch repair protein Msh6 gives MKQSSLTSFFTKLPQTPTGNSSSITSPDRKENIQNNFQKGEKFRVESNNELNFDESFSNSRSVKRNRQSVIDDPEDSPPTSVKSAQKRRRVYIDSDSDFEAENYVDKSESSNDKKYVDLYTPKLSKAFKKATISSAKKGLGSKLEKAFDEISNSKALNPSDIDLKRVVENMEFTPNLEKILKAGPSGQEEDFVHLTFDFLKPEKIKDINGRRPDDPEYDGKTLYVPESFIQKQTPAHRQWWRLKAHHYDTVLFFKIGKFYELFHMDSIIGHEHLGLSYMRGNFAHSGFPELSYGRYADQLISLGYKVARIEQTETPQMLEERCKKQKVKDKVVSRELCQIGSIATRIYVPIDEFRRKGNFEEREEDKYLMSIYFTLKEKDIYSFGVTFINTIVGNFYFSQFVDDNVNSGLRTLLSHFQPTQLLIEKKCSRKIVNLLSSILPYTQFEYLSPKSEFYEPDKTLYEMTDEKYFGPNTEVWPEVFKGFLSELSSAIPKVNDEFYECIKSFGGLLFYLQRFLIDVDMISMKNFTFVRPQDSDSLMDGIKTTSNHWDKRSLILDGDAIFQLNLLPPLRPIGVKTAVQSKENKINLYNIINNCSTTFGKRLLKHWIRVPTCDPTELNKRQSAISLLCKPEFSDICRTIAKKLKGLPDLEKLLQKNHANASKYRKENHPDGRAIMFEGKMYDRRKISDFVAMIKGFGTILDVVDTLKSSGILDCGNSALKDMFGDDFDFTLDEVKSFTKSFDQQEALKEGMIIPNPGVDSDYDEAVEDFNNCLKNLTEYLEKLMVDMRCPKLKYIMSGKNRYHIEVPDSDVKKLPSGFVFQSKTKGKQRFTSDISLELVKKLTLAEEKKENIRRDLSRKIYYYFDEKREKWNRGVSKISYFDCLLSLSIYSLTSGLEMTLPEFDYNSPTPYIDISQGNHPLLATNMDCALKFKGSKPSIYVSNDTILGKEKGVAMLMTGPNMGGKSTLMRQVATLVILAQLGSMVPAKSMKLTPVDRIFTRIGASDRIFGNESTYAVELNETNRILRGATKHSLVIIDELGRGTGTMDGLSIAGATLEYCASIIGCRTIFATHFQSLCTAFKNHKDVFLAHMACHNDNETNDPTDANITFLYTLTEGSCTQSYGFYVAKLAGLPEKLVKKAYAASLRLSHTDADIIFSFINILTYDCP, from the exons atgaaacaGTCTTCATTGACAtcattttttacaaaacttCCTCAAACTCCTACCGGAAATTCGTCATCAATAACATCACCAGACAGAAAAG aaaatattcaaaataacTTTCAGAAAGGTGAAAAATTTAGAGTGGAATCAAATAATGAACTAAATTTTGATGAAAGTTTTTCTA ATTCAAGATCAGTAAAAAGAAATCGTCAATCTGTAATTGATGATCCTGAAGATTCTCCTCCAACTTCTGTTAAAAGTGCacaaaaaagaagaagagTTTACATTGATTCAGATTCAGACTTTGAAGCTGAAAATTATGTAGATAAATCTGAATCTAGTAATGATAAGAAGTATGTTGATTTGTACACACCGAAACTATCAAAAGCTTTCAAGAAAGCAACGATAAGTTCTGCAAAAAAGGGTTTAGGTTCAAAGTTGGAAAAAGCATTTGATGAAATTTCTAATTCTAAAGCTTTAAATCCTTCTGATATTGATTTAAAGCGTGTCGTAGAAAATATGGAATTTACTCCAAATTTagagaaaatattaaaagcgGGTCCATCTGGTCAAGAAGAAGATTTTGTTCATCTTACATTTGATTTTCTAAAAcctgaaaaaattaaagatattaatgGAAGGAGACCAGATGATCCTGAGTATGACGGAAAAACATTATATGTACCAGAAAGTTTTATTCAAAAACAGACACCTGCTCATAGACAATGGTGGCGATTAAAGGCTCATCACTATGATAcagttttgttttttaaaattggaAAATTCTATGAACTATTTCATATGGATTCAATAATTGGTCATGAGCATTTAGGATTATCATATATGAGGGGAAATTTTGCTCATTCTGGTTTCCCGGAATTGTCTTATGGAAGATATGCAGATCAATTAATTTCTTTGGGATATAAAGTTGCTAGAATTGAACAAACTGAAACTCCACAAATGTTGGAGGAACGCtgtaaaaaacaaaaagtgAAAGATAAAGTTGTTTCTAGAGAATTATGTCAAATAGGATCTATTGCAACAAGAATTTATGTACCTATTGATGAATTTAGAAGAAAAGGAAATTTTGAAGAACGAGAAGAGGACAAATATCTTATGTCAATCTATTTTACATTGaaagaaaaagatatttatagttttggagttacatttataaatacaattgttggtaatttttatttttcacaATTTGTTGATGATAATGTTAATTCTGGATTAAGAACATTATTATCACACTTCCAACCTACACAacttttaattgaaaaaaaatgttcaaggaaaattgttaatttacTTTCATCAATTTTACCTTATACTcaatttgaatatttatcACCAAAGTCTGAGTTTTATGAACCAGATAAAACTCTTTATGAAATGACTGATGAAAAGTATTTTGGACCTAATACTGAGGTTTGGCCTGAGGTCTTTAAAGGATTTCTCAGTGAATTATCTTCTGCCATTCCTAAGGTTAATGATGAATTTTATGAATGTATCAAAAGTTTTGGAGGTCTTTTGTTTTATCTACAAAGATTTCTCATTGATGTTGATATGATAAGTATGAAAAATTTCACATTTGTTAGACCACAGGATTCTGATAGCTTAATGGATGGTATCAAAACTACTTCTAATCATTGGGATAAAAGAAGTCTTATTTTAGATGGTGATGccatttttcaattaaatctACTTCCACCATTAAGACCAATTGGTGTTAAAACTGCTGTTCAAAgcaaagaaaataaaattaatctttataatattattaataactgTAGTACAACTTTTGGAAAAAGACTTTTAAAACATTGGATTCGTGTTCCAACTTGTGATCCAACTGAATTAAATAAACGACAATCAGCAATTTCGTTGCTTTGTAAACCAGAATTTAGTGACATATGTAGAACGATTGCTAAAAAACTTAAAGGACTACCGGATTTAGAAAAACTTCTCCAAAAAAATCATGCAAATGCTTCAAAATATAGAAAAGAAAATCATCCAGATGGAAGAGCAATTATGTTTGAAGGTAAAATGTATGATAGGAGGAAAATATCGGATTTTGTTGCTATGATTAAAGGATTTGGTACAATTCTTGATGTTGTTGATACTTTAAAATCTTCTGGAATTTTGGATTGTGGTAATAGTGCTTTAAAGGATATGTTTGGTGATGATTTTGACTTTACTTTAGATGAAGTAAAAAGTTTCACTAAATCTTTTGATCAACAAGAAGCATTGAAAGAAGGAATGATAATTCCAAACCCAGGAGTTGATAGTGATTATGATGAAGCAGTTGaagattttaataattgtttaaagAATTTAACTGAATATTTGGAAAAATTAATGGTTGATATGCGATGtccaaaattaaaatatataatgtcTGGTAAAAATCGTTATCATATTGAAGTACCAGATAGTGATGTCAAGAAGTTACCTTCTGGTTTTGTTTTCCAAAGCAAGACCAAAGGAAAACAAAGATTTACTTCTGATATAAGTTTAGAacttgttaaaaaattaactttagctgaagaaaagaaagaaaatattagaaGAGATTTGTCaagaaaaatatactatTACTTTGATGAGAAGCGTGAAAAGTGGAACAGAGGTGTTAGTAAAATATCATACTTTGACTGTTTGTTGTCTCTTTCAATTTATTCTTTGACTTCTGGATTAGAAATGACTCTTCCTGAATTTGATTATAATTCTCCTACACCATATATAGATATTTCTCAAGGTAATCATCCTCTGTTGGCTACAAATATGGATTGtgctttaaaatttaaaggtTCAAAGCCATCAATATATGTTTCTAATGATACAATTCTTGGAAAAGAAAAAGGAGTTGCTATGCTTATGACTGGACCTAATATGGGTGGAAAAAGTACTTTAATGAGACAAGTAGCTACTTTAGTTATTCTTGCTCAACTTGGGTCAATGGTTCCTGCTAAATCAATGAAATTAACACCAGTTGATAGAATTTTTACAAGAATTGGTGCTAGTGATAGAATTTTTGGTAATGAAAGTACCTATGCAGTTGAGTTAAATGAAACAAATAGAATATTAAGAGGTGCTACTAAACATTCTTTAGTTATTATTGATGAATTAGGCAGAGGAACAGGTACAATGGATGGTTTATCAATTGCTGGAGCTACATTAGAATACTGTGCTTCAATAATTGGTTGTAGAACTATTTTTGCTACTCATTTTCAATCATTATGTACAGCTTTTAAAAATCACAAAGATGTATTTTTAGCTCATATGGCTTGTcataatgataatgaaacAAATGATCCAACTGACgctaatataacatttttgtaTACATTAACAGAAGGTAGTTGTACTCAATCATATGGTTTTTATGTTGCAAAACTTGCCGGATTACCtgaaaaattagttaaaaaagCTTATGCTGCATCATTACGATTATCACATACGGATGCTGatataattt tttcatttataaatatattaacatatGATTGCCCTTGA